The genomic interval CACAGCATGGGCAGTCTGATCACGCTCTACCTCGCCACCCGCGCGCCCCTGGACGTGGCGGGCATCGCGGTATCGGCGCCCCCACTGGTCATCTCCGCGGGCAATCCGCTGCAACGGCTGCTGGCTCCGGTACTGAGCCGGCTGACGCCGGGACTCGGTGTGCTGCAACTGGATTCATCCGCGATCAGCCGCGACCCGGAGGTGGTCCGCGCCTACGACGAGGATCCACTCGTATTCCGCGGCAAACTCCCCGCCCGCACCGGCGCGGAAATCCTCCGGGCCACCGAGATCGTGTCCCACCGCCTGGACCGCCTCACCGTCCCCACCCTCGTCCTGCACGGCACCGCCGACGCCCTCGCCGCCCCGGACAGCGCCGACCTCATCGAACAGCACGCAGCCACCCCCGACCTCACCGTCAACCGCTACCCCGGCCTCTACCACGAAGTCTTCAACGAGCCGGAACAAGAAACCGTCCTCACCGACCTCACCACCTGGCTACACCAGCACCTACCCGCCTGAGCGGCGTACCCGCCCGAGAACGCGCGATCGGCGGACGCCATGTTGTGCCTGGGTGGTGCGTTGATCGCCCCGGGCGAACTACTCGGCCTCGCCCGCCATCGCACGATCCCCAATCGGCCCGTAAGATGACCGGAACTGTTCAGCTGGTGGCAACCGGGCGCTGCTAGCGTGCGCGCGTGCCTGCACGCTTGGTGGTGAGTGTCCATGACGTGGCTCCGGCGACCGCTGCCGAGACCGAACGGTGGTGTGCGGATGCCGATGCGTTCGGAATTCCGGTGTCGCTGTTGGTGATTCCGGGGCCGTGGCGGGGAACGAGTTTGGCCGACGCGCCGGAGTACGCGACATTTCTGCGGGCGCGACGTGCGCGCGGTGACGAGATCATGGTGCACGGCTGGGAGCATCGAGCGCTGGGAACGGGTCCGTTGCCGCGGCGCGCGATCGCCCGGCTGGTCGCTCGCGGGGCCGCCGAATTCGCCGCGCTCGACGCCGAGGCGGCCGAGATGCGGCTGCGCCGCGCCACCACGGTGATGGGCGAGTTGGGCTTGAACAGCACGGGATTCACCCCGCCCGGCTGGCTGGCGTCGCCCGCTGCCGAGCAGTCCTTGCGGCGGGCGGGGTTCTCGCACACCACGGATCATTTCGGCGTGCGAGACCTCCGCTCCGGCAGACGAATCCGTGGATTCGCCCTTTCCCAGCGCCCGGGTGGCGGCGGGGAGCGCACCGCGGCGCGGCTGATGCAGACGCTCTCCCGGCGGACCGCGGCCCGCGGCGGTTTCGTCCGCATCGCACTACATCCCGACGACCTCCACCGCCCCGCCCTGCGCGAGGCCGCCCTCCGCGCGATCGACGCGGCACTCTCGGCGGGCGCGAACGCCACCACCTACGCCGAGGTGATCGGGTGACCTCCCGCGCCGGGCGCCCGACACCGCTCGTCCGGGCACCTGCGGGGCGCCGGAGAGAACCCGGCCCCGAGCACCTACGACTCGGGGCCATCTGTTCCGCGCGTCCTCGAAATCTCGTGCGCACCAGCCGACGCCGATGCGCGCGTCGCCGGTCTGTCTTCAGTGGGACACGATCGGGTTCGGCGTCAGGGGTCCGCTGATGCGGATAGTCCAGCTGGCGAACTTCTACACCCCCGCCTCGGGTGGTCTGCGTACCTGCGTCGACGAGATCGGGCGCGGGTATGTGGCCGCCGGGCATGAGCGCGTGCTGGTGGTACCGGGGTTGGTCGATGCGGACGAGCACACGGCGGCGGGACGTCGAATCACCGTGCGGGGGCCACGTTTCGGCAGCGCCGGGTATCACGTGCTCACCGCCCGGCGCACCCGCCCACTCCTGCGGCACCTGCGGCCGGACGTGCTGGAGTGCAGCGACAAGCTGAGTATGCGGTGGCTCGCGCCGTGGGCCCGGCGAACCGGTGTGCCGCTGGTCCTGTTCTCGCACGAGCGCATCGACGCCATCCTGCGGACCCGTGTGCCACCGGGATTCCCGCTCGTCACCGCCGCCGACCTGGCCAATCGGCGGCTCGCGGCCCGGGTGGAGCGCATCGTCGTCACCTCCGAGTTCGCCCGCGCCGAGTTCACCCGCATCGGCGCCCGCAATGTGCACCGCATTCCGCTGGGCGTGGACCTCGACACCTTCCGGCCGGCAGCTACCTCGACGGCCGAACGTGGCAGGCCGACGACCGAATCCGGTAAGCCACAGCTGATCCTGGTGAGCCGACTGTCCCGCGAGAAGCACCCCGAGCGCGCGATCGAAGCGCTACAGTTGCTGCGGCACAAGGGAATCGACGCCGACCTCACCGTGGTCGGCGACGGTCCCCTCCGCGCGGACCTCGAGCATCTCGCCGCCGGACTACCGGTGCGCTTCCAGGGCCATGTCCCCGGTCGAAAAGCGGTGGCGGACATGATCGCCGCGGCGGATATCGCCTTGTGCCCCTCTCCCGCGGAAACATTCGGCCTGGCCGTGCTGGAAGCCCTCGCCTGTGGCACCCCTGTGGTCGTTCCGCACGCGGGCGCTGCCCGCGAACTCCTCGGCAGCCCGGGGTCCGGCCTCGCATGTGACGGCACCCCAGCAGGTCTCGCGACCGCGACGCGCGACCTGCTGTCCCTCCCCCTCGCACAACGCCGCCGCGCCGCCCGCCACAGCGCCGAACGCTTTCCTTGGTCGCGCACGGTCACCGGAATGCTGGACCTCTACGAGAACTTCGAACCTGCCCTACGCTCCGCCTGACGATCCGCACGCAGGTGGTGACGGCGATGCGGGCCCGGCTACTCGCCGCCACGACTCGTGAAGTCGAAGGATCCGCCGTCGATACCCCAGGAGATGATGCGGTCCGGGTGAATCCGGATCACCGCCCGCTCCTGGGGCGGGAACGGCGGCTCCTCGTCCGCGAGCGCCACGGCCGTGCCCCGCACCTCGATACCGCGAATCACGTACGGCTCCAGGGAAACCTGCTGGTCGACAACGAACGACACCCGGCTGCCCGCCTCGACGTTGCGATACTTCCGGCTGGCACGCATCCGCATTCCCCCGATATCGATCGTGCCGTCGGCGTTCACCCGGTAATTGGTCGGGTTGTTCTGCACGACACCGTCGGGCGAGACGGTCGCCAGCCGGCCGATCCCGGCCTCCGCGAGGAACTGCTGTTCGTTGCTGGTGAAGGTCATGTCGGTTACTCCTAGGCTCCAATTTCTAGCGTCGCTAGAATGTAGAGCGACAGTAACATCCCCTCGGCCACGTTGTCTAGCGCTGCTAGGTCTTACGCCCGGCCGCGCACGCCCACCGGGTCTCCCGCCCCGGCGGCCCCGACCGGTGTATCGCGTTCGTCATGCAGCGTGGGCGAATTCGCCAGCAGGACGACACCGCCGATCACCGTGACGGCAGCGGCCGTGAGAGGCAACGCCCGCGGGTAGGCCGAGGCGGTGAACAATGTGAGCCCCGCGGCGTAGCTGAGGACCGGATCGGTGATCGTCATGGTGGTGAGCGCGGTGGGGAGCGACCCGCGGGCGAAGGCCTCCTGGGTGAGGATGCCGCCGATCACGGTGGAGAACGGCACCCCGAGCCACGCCCAATGTGGTTGCGGCAGCGCGGGAGTCGCGACAGCCATCAGCACGGCGGTGGCGGCGAAGCACCATCCCGCCGCCACCGCCGTCAGCGCCGAACGCCACTGGGTGCCGCCGAACACCCGGCCCGCGACCAGCAGCACAGCCACCGCCACAAGGACGAGGCACCCGGCGATCGGCAGCCGGTCCGCACGCACCGGTCCCACCGGAACGGATTGCGCCACCAGCATTGTCAGCCCGCAGCACACCGCGACGGTGCCCGCCCAGTCGCGGGCCAGCAGCCGGATCCGGCGCCGCCGAGCCGCGAACGGCAGCGCGAACAGCAACTGCACCACCAGCAATGCCTGCACCGTCGAAATCGACCCGTACCGCAAAGCGACCGCGTGGCACAGGAATCCGGCGGCACTGCACGCCTGCCCGAGCAGCCAGCGCCGGTTGGTCAGCAGGGTCCGCGCGATCCCGGCCACGGCCAGCGGCCCGGACGCCGACTCCACGGCGAGCGCCGCTCCGCGCACACTGCCCTGCTGCCACGCCGCCGACACCGCGAACAACAGGGCGGCCGGCAACGCCGCAGCGCTACCGGCCGCCCACGGCCCGAGTGTCAGCACAGGCCCATCCTCGGCGTGTCCGGTGAATCCGGAGTGTCGCCGGAATGGACCCTGGGCTACTTGTAGGTCGCCAGGCAGGCGCCCTCACCATCGAGCACCCCGGTCCGGAACGCCTCCAGCCGCTGGTAGCCGCCCGGCACCAGCTTGCCGTCCACGTCACTGGCCGCGAGACCGTCGGACAGCAGGCCCGACACGGCGGCATCCAGGTCCCCGGACGTCAGCCGCGGATCGCTGGCCGGGTCGCTCAGCTTGGTGGTGATCACCCCCGACAGGCACGCCGTGCGCAGGCCCGCGGACTCCGCGCCGGACAGCGGCAGGTTGCGCTCCTTCTCCACGGCGAGCGCATAGCGCGAGATGAACACCAGGAAGGCGTTGTAATTGCCTTCCACCACCGCCGACAGCGGTTCGTCCGCGCCCGGCAACGCCCCGGCTCGCGCGGCCAGTCCCGGCACATTGGCGCCGATCTTGTTGGCGGCGGGGCAGTACGAGACCGGCTCCACCGCGGTGTCCTGCGGGCAGTTCCGCACGATGCCGGAGTAGTCGTACTGCGGCGGCTGCGCCAGCGGGTAGATACGGCCCAGCGCCTGGGCGACCAGATCGAGCGACGCGTTGTCGACCGGCAGCTGGTTCTCCTGGTCGTCCTCCTCGAAGCTGGTCGGCAGTCCGCCGCGACGCTCCTTGATCTCCTTCTTGTTGATCGTCTTGCAGCCTTCGGTGCCGTCCTGCCAGCCGATCTGCACCGCGGTCACCCGCTCGAACGCCGAACCGTGCGAGTTGTTCCTACCCTCCGGATCGTGATCGCGGACGGCGACCGCCGCACCCAGCACCCCGTTGAGCCCGTCGGTGGTGTTGAGGGTGAAGTGCGCCGAGCCGCCCTCCGCCACCCGACGCAGGAACACCCCGGCGAAGCAGTCGGCCTGCTGCTCCAATACCAGTGTGGGAGTGAAGAATCCGTTCAACCGGGCCTGATCCTGCAGCGAATGACCGTACTCGTGGGCGAGCACCATCACCACCGCCATCTTCCCGTACTTGTCGGTGATCAGCGGCAGCAGTTTGCCGCGGTCCCAGCCGATGGTCTTGTCCAGCTTGCAGTACGCCGCGTTGACCATGCGGTAGGTCGTCGACTTGCAGAATTTCACCGCCTGCTCCTCGGGAGCGCGCGCGTCCCAGGAGATGAAGCGGTCCACGGGTTTGAACGTGCCCTTGAAGAACTTCGGATACTCGGCGCCCCAGTACTCCTGGAGATCCGCCAGCGTATTCAGCGCCAGCCGGTCCATCTCCCCGCCGTCGCCGTTCTCCGCCTGCAGCGGCGCGTCCGGCACGCCCGAGCGAGGGCCGCTGGGCCCGTTGCCCTGGGTCGCGCCGGCGACCTCCCACGGGTCACCGGAGTCGGTGACCCCCGCCTGCTGGACCGCGGTGCCCGTCGACTCTCCGCCGCATCCGGCCAGCGCCGCGACCAGCACGAGCAGTCCCGCGAGTGCCACGAACCGCGGCCGTATGTGTCGTATCAAATTGTTCGCCTCCCCGATTACCGTCACGCACCCGGACCACGACGATCCGGTTCCGCGCCAGCGGTTCCCCCGTCTCCGAGCGCCCACATCGTAATCGCTTGCCACGCCGTTGGCGCAACGTCGCCTCGACACCCAGGTGCGGGAAGTTCGGCGTTTCGGGGTTCACGCCAGCCGGGAGGCGCGCGCGTTCAGATATCGCTGCTGCGGGAGGCTTCTCGCGCGCGCCGCCGCCGCGCGGTAGGCGGCTCGGGCGCCGTCGCGATCACCGAGCATCTCGCGCAGATGCCCTCGCACGGCATCGACGCGGTGGTCGTCCGGCAGTCGTTCGGCGACCTGCTCGACCAGAGCCAGGCCCGCGGCGGGTGTGCGGGACATCGCCACGGCGACGGCGTAATTCAGCAGCACCATCGGATTGTCGCCGAACTCCAGAAGCCGCTCGTACAGCAGCGTGATCTGCGGCCAATCGGTCGAGGCGTAGTCCGGTGCCTCGTCGTGCAGCGCGGCGACAGCAGCCTGCAATTGGTAAGGGCCGACGGGACCCTGCGGCAACGCGGCAGTGATCAGCTCGACACCCTCGGCGATATCTCGTGCGCGCCAACGGCTCCGGTCCTGCTCCTGCATGGGAATCAGCTCGCCCGCGGGGCCGGTTCGCGCCGGGCGGCGGGCATCGGTCAGCACCATCAGCGCCAGCAGACCCGCGACCTCGCTCTCGCCCGGCAGCAGGCGATTCAGGAGCCGGGTCAAACGGATTGCCTCCGAGGACAATTCGGATCGATGCAGATCCGCACCGGACGTCGCCGCGTACCCCTCGGTGAAGATCAGATACAGCACGTGCAGGACCGCCGCGAGCCGTTCGTCGCGTTCGGCCGGCGAGGGCGCGGCGAAACGGATCCCGCTCTCGGCGATCACCTTCTTGGCCCGGGTGATGCGCCGGGTCATCGTCGCCTCGGACACCAGGAAGGCACGGGCGATCTCCGCGGTGGTGAGGCCGCCGACGGCGCGCAACGTCAGCGCGATCTGCGAGGACGCGGACAGCGCCGGATGGCAGCACATGAACAGCAGGATCAGCGTGTCGTCGGCGTCGGCAGGCCGGTCGGCCGCCGGTGCCAGCCATTCCTCCGGCAATCGCCGGTGCACCACGGCATCCTCGCGCGCTCGCCGCGCCTGCTCGCTGCGCAGCAGATCGGTGAGCCGCCGCGCGCCGACGGTGATCAGCCAGCTCAACGGCCGCTCCGGCAGCCCCTCCGCCGGCCAGCCGGTGGCGGCCGCGAGCAGCGCCTCCTGCACCGCGTCCTCGGCAGCGTCGAAATGCCCGAACCGGCGCACCAGCGCGCCGAGGACCTGCGGCGCCAGTTCGCGCAGCAGGTCGTCGAACTCGGTGCGGGACATCAGATCTCGTCCGCGGACTCCATGATGGGCCGGACGTCGGCGTAGGCGCGGTCGTAGGCTTGCTGCGGCGCCGGGCAGCCCCGCAGCCGCGCCGCGATCTCGGTGGCGCGGTCGAAGCTCTCGCACTCGACGATCCAGTATCCGGCCAGTACCTCCTGGGTCTCGGCGTAGGGGCCGTCGGTGACGAACGCCGCGCCGTCGCGGTTGCCGACGCGGCGGGTGTGCACCGGGGCGGCCAGGCCACGGGTCTCCACCAGCTCGCCGGACTCCTCCAGTTCCCGGTTGAACGCGGTCATGAACTCGGTCATCTTCGCGAAATCCTCCGGGGTCCAGGCGGATTCGCCGCTGCCGCCCATGCCGTCGTAGTCCTGCTGCGAGCCGTAGCTGAGGATCATGTACTTCACGGTCACTCCTTTCGACCGGCGCCCCGTCGGCGCCTCTCACCGGGTACGTCGGAGCTGTCCCTCAGTTTCGGACATCGCACGGCGGAACGCACGGAACAATTTTCTTATGGAACTCACGGTTCCGTATGTGCTAGGTTTCGGAACCGTGAGTTCCGAAACTTCGCCGCCGCGGCCGGGCCGCCCGTTGTCCGGCGACACCGACCGGGCGGTGCGAGAGGCCACGCTCGCGCTGCTGGCCGAGGTCGGTTACGCCGGGCTGCGGGTGCAGGACGTGGCCGACCGGGCCGGGGTCGGCAAGGCCGCGCTGTACCGGCGCTGGCCGTCGAAGGCCGCGCTGGCGCTGCATCACCTCATCGGCGATCTGCGTCCGCGCGAGTATCGCGACACCGGCAGTCTGCGTGGTGACCTGCGGGAGGTGGCAACGGATTTCGTCACGCGCATGGCCCATCCGCGGGTGCGAGCGGTGCTGCCGGAGATCCTGGTCGACCTGCTGCGCGACCGCTCGCTGCAGAGCGTTTTCGAACAGGTCTGCCTGCTGCCGGAGCAGGAACTCATCCGCCGGGTCGCCGTGCGGGCGGTACAGCGTGGCGAACTCGCCGCGCTGCCCGACTTGCGGTGGGCACACGCACAATTCGCCGGGCCGCTGTTCCTGTGGCTGCATCTGCTCGGCGGTGACGACTCGGGCCTGGTGGATCGAGTCGCGAATACGGTGGCGGCCGCCTGGCTGCATCCTGAGGAGTACTGATGAACATCTGGTTGTGGGTGGGGCAGATCGTCCTCGCCGCTTCCTTCATTCTCGGCGGACTCGCCAAGGTCGCCGTACCCGAGGACAAGCTGCGCGGCGCGATGCCGTGGGTCGACGACCTGTCACAGCGCGCGGTGACCGGGATCGGCGTGGTCGAAGTGGTGGGTGGCGCCGGTGTCGTGCTGCCCTGGGCGACCGGCATCGCGACGATCCTCACCCCGGTCGCGGCGGTGGGGCTGGCGCTGGTGATGGTCGGCGGGTTCGCCACGCACCTCCGCCGCGCCGAGTACGGCCGTTCGCTGTCGAACGTCGTGTTGTTCGTGATCGCGGTCCTGGTCGCGGTCGGCCGGTTCACCTGACAAGTTGCGAACCGGACTCCGGGGCAACGTATTTCGGCACGGCCTCGGCCAGTGCGTCGTGCAGGACCGTGGCCGTCTTCCCGGCGCGTTTGCCGTGCAGTACCACCTCGGTGAACCCGTCGACGAGCGCCTGGGCGGGATCGAGCGGGTTGTAACTGCCGCCGAGCAGGGAGTCGGTGAGCGCGGTCTGCCACGCCTTCTCGTGCGCTTTGAAGCCCCCGGCCCGGTCGAGGGCGTGACCGTATTCCTTGACGACGGCCGCGTACACGGCACGCTCGAACTTGCGTCTGGACCACCGCCGTCGCGGTTGCTCGGACTCTTCCGGCCGGATCACGGTTCGATCCAGCACGAGCCAGAAACCGCCGCTGTCCTCGGTACCCGGCCCGGGTCCGGTCCGCTGCACCGCGGCACCGCCGGGCTCACCGATCTCGATGCCGCGCAACGGAATCGGATACTTCGCATGCAGATCGTCGAGCGCCGACGCGATCACGCGAGCCGTACGTGGATCGAGCCCGTCCCGATCACATCCGATGATCTCGAGACTGCGGACAGGCGGCTCCTGCCGAGGGTCCGGCAGCGGGTCCGTAGGCAGTTGCGGCGGTTGCCGCAGCACAGGTTGCGACCCCGACTCCGCTGCCACGGGTTCGCCCACCGAAGGTTCGGTGGATCGCGGTCCGGCCGACCGAGGCCGAGGCCGCAACAGATCCGCCGACGAAGGATCGGCCAACACCGGACCACCCCGAACCTGCGAGCCCGCCGCCGAAGGCCGCGGCCGCAAGAGGTCGGCCGAGGACGGATCCGCCAACACCGGACCACCACCAACCCCAACCTCGGCCCGCGAATCGCTCACCACAGGGCGGGGACGCAGCAGATCGGTCGAGGAGGGATCCGCCAGCAGGGGACCACCGACCGCACCTGCTTTCGACCGCGATTCCGTCAGCACAGGACCGAGTACCTCTGCTTGCGATTGCGTCTCCGCCACCATCGGGGGCACAGCACTATGAGGGTCGTCCGCTGTCCGCGATTGCGGTACCCGAGGGCGAGGCCGCAGCAACTCCGCCGACGATGGGTCCGCCAGCACCGGACCGCTGGGGACACCTGCCTCCGAACGCGCCTCCCTCGACACGGGGCGCGACCGCAGGAGCTCGTCCGACGACGGATCGGGCAGCACCGGACCACCCGGGACGCCGGTCTCCGACCGAGGTTCCTGCGGCGCGGACCGAGGCCGCAAGAGGTCCGCCGAGGACGGATCGGGCAGCACCGGACCGCTACGCACACCTGTCGGCGGTCCGGATTCCTCGAACGAAGGTCCGGGCGGCGCGGCGTTCGTGAGCGACGGGGTCACAGGGATCGCCTCGGCGCGCTGTTCCGAAGGCCGTTTCCTCGAAACAGGCTGGGGCCGGGGAACATCCACCGACGCCGGTTCGGCAGGCACGGGCTCGGGTGGGGGAGGCTGCGGCGCCGGTGTCCGGGCTCGCGGCGGTCGCTTGGGCGGGGGCTGGGCCGACAGCCGGCCGGTCTGCAGACGGCCGGGCGGCAGGGGCTTGGCGGTGCCGTACGCGTGGGTGTGCCGTGGATCCGGCTTGCGTACCGGCTGCGGTGGTGAGACAGGTTGTCCTGACGGCGAATCGGTGTCGGTAGCGGGAACGGATGCCGAAGCCGTCGAGGGCTGGGCCGCTGATGCCGGATTCGAACGGACAGAACGTTTGGTCCACGGCGTCGGGCCGGGCTTCCCGGCCCGCGTACCGGAGGACGAAGTAGCGACAGCATCCTGACCCGGCGCAGCCTCCGCCCTTGCCCTCCGCACTCGCTGCCCCGTCACCTCCGACCCCGCCCGCTGAACCGGCACGGTCCCATGCGCCGCCGTGCCCAGCATCCGCCGCCGCTCCGCGACATCCGACAACGCCGACTGCTCCACCACCACCCGTCGCGTAGCACCGGTCCATGCGTACCCCGGCCCCACACTCGACATCGACTCCCCCGCCGAATCCCGCCCCTGTGCATCCGCCAGCGCACCTTCGACGGCCGAATCCCCCACCACCACATGCGACAACACACCCTCGACCCCTGAATCCCGCGCAGCCGCATCCGGCAACCCACCCCCTACCGCCGAATCCCCCACCACCGCATGCGACAACACACCCTCGACCGCCGAATCCCGCGCGGCCGCTTCCGGCGACCGACCCTCGACCGCCGAATCCTGTGCCGCTGCAACGGGTAACGCGCTCCCCACCGCCGCACCCGACGCCGAGCTCCGCGCCACGACGGGCTGCGCCGAATCCCGCGCCGAGTCCTGCCCCGCTGCGCCCGGCGACCACATCTCCCTCGCCCCTGCGTGCGGCG from Nocardia wallacei carries:
- a CDS encoding alpha/beta hydrolase; this translates as MTRTETGEFEGRGGTVFWRAWLPDEQARGVVVLVHGVAEHSGRYEHVGKWLADNGFAVYAPDHIGHGRSAGAKANIDSVDGAADNVATLLRTASAAHPDVPKFLVAHSMGSLITLYLATRAPLDVAGIAVSAPPLVISAGNPLQRLLAPVLSRLTPGLGVLQLDSSAISRDPEVVRAYDEDPLVFRGKLPARTGAEILRATEIVSHRLDRLTVPTLVLHGTADALAAPDSADLIEQHAATPDLTVNRYPGLYHEVFNEPEQETVLTDLTTWLHQHLPA
- a CDS encoding DUF2334 domain-containing protein, giving the protein MPARLVVSVHDVAPATAAETERWCADADAFGIPVSLLVIPGPWRGTSLADAPEYATFLRARRARGDEIMVHGWEHRALGTGPLPRRAIARLVARGAAEFAALDAEAAEMRLRRATTVMGELGLNSTGFTPPGWLASPAAEQSLRRAGFSHTTDHFGVRDLRSGRRIRGFALSQRPGGGGERTAARLMQTLSRRTAARGGFVRIALHPDDLHRPALREAALRAIDAALSAGANATTYAEVIG
- a CDS encoding glycosyltransferase, which codes for MRIVQLANFYTPASGGLRTCVDEIGRGYVAAGHERVLVVPGLVDADEHTAAGRRITVRGPRFGSAGYHVLTARRTRPLLRHLRPDVLECSDKLSMRWLAPWARRTGVPLVLFSHERIDAILRTRVPPGFPLVTAADLANRRLAARVERIVVTSEFARAEFTRIGARNVHRIPLGVDLDTFRPAATSTAERGRPTTESGKPQLILVSRLSREKHPERAIEALQLLRHKGIDADLTVVGDGPLRADLEHLAAGLPVRFQGHVPGRKAVADMIAAADIALCPSPAETFGLAVLEALACGTPVVVPHAGAARELLGSPGSGLACDGTPAGLATATRDLLSLPLAQRRRAARHSAERFPWSRTVTGMLDLYENFEPALRSA
- a CDS encoding PPOX class F420-dependent oxidoreductase, whose product is MTFTSNEQQFLAEAGIGRLATVSPDGVVQNNPTNYRVNADGTIDIGGMRMRASRKYRNVEAGSRVSFVVDQQVSLEPYVIRGIEVRGTAVALADEEPPFPPQERAVIRIHPDRIISWGIDGGSFDFTSRGGE
- a CDS encoding DMT family transporter; translated protein: MLTLGPWAAGSAAALPAALLFAVSAAWQQGSVRGAALAVESASGPLAVAGIARTLLTNRRWLLGQACSAAGFLCHAVALRYGSISTVQALLVVQLLFALPFAARRRRIRLLARDWAGTVAVCCGLTMLVAQSVPVGPVRADRLPIAGCLVLVAVAVLLVAGRVFGGTQWRSALTAVAAGWCFAATAVLMAVATPALPQPHWAWLGVPFSTVIGGILTQEAFARGSLPTALTTMTITDPVLSYAAGLTLFTASAYPRALPLTAAAVTVIGGVVLLANSPTLHDERDTPVGAAGAGDPVGVRGRA
- a CDS encoding metallopeptidase; the protein is MALAGLLVLVAALAGCGGESTGTAVQQAGVTDSGDPWEVAGATQGNGPSGPRSGVPDAPLQAENGDGGEMDRLALNTLADLQEYWGAEYPKFFKGTFKPVDRFISWDARAPEEQAVKFCKSTTYRMVNAAYCKLDKTIGWDRGKLLPLITDKYGKMAVVMVLAHEYGHSLQDQARLNGFFTPTLVLEQQADCFAGVFLRRVAEGGSAHFTLNTTDGLNGVLGAAVAVRDHDPEGRNNSHGSAFERVTAVQIGWQDGTEGCKTINKKEIKERRGGLPTSFEEDDQENQLPVDNASLDLVAQALGRIYPLAQPPQYDYSGIVRNCPQDTAVEPVSYCPAANKIGANVPGLAARAGALPGADEPLSAVVEGNYNAFLVFISRYALAVEKERNLPLSGAESAGLRTACLSGVITTKLSDPASDPRLTSGDLDAAVSGLLSDGLAASDVDGKLVPGGYQRLEAFRTGVLDGEGACLATYK
- a CDS encoding RNA polymerase sigma factor, which gives rise to MSRTEFDDLLRELAPQVLGALVRRFGHFDAAEDAVQEALLAAATGWPAEGLPERPLSWLITVGARRLTDLLRSEQARRAREDAVVHRRLPEEWLAPAADRPADADDTLILLFMCCHPALSASSQIALTLRAVGGLTTAEIARAFLVSEATMTRRITRAKKVIAESGIRFAAPSPAERDERLAAVLHVLYLIFTEGYAATSGADLHRSELSSEAIRLTRLLNRLLPGESEVAGLLALMVLTDARRPARTGPAGELIPMQEQDRSRWRARDIAEGVELITAALPQGPVGPYQLQAAVAALHDEAPDYASTDWPQITLLYERLLEFGDNPMVLLNYAVAVAMSRTPAAGLALVEQVAERLPDDHRVDAVRGHLREMLGDRDGARAAYRAAAARARSLPQQRYLNARASRLA
- a CDS encoding YciI family protein, giving the protein MILSYGSQQDYDGMGGSGESAWTPEDFAKMTEFMTAFNRELEESGELVETRGLAAPVHTRRVGNRDGAAFVTDGPYAETQEVLAGYWIVECESFDRATEIAARLRGCPAPQQAYDRAYADVRPIMESADEI
- a CDS encoding TetR/AcrR family transcriptional regulator, with product MSSETSPPRPGRPLSGDTDRAVREATLALLAEVGYAGLRVQDVADRAGVGKAALYRRWPSKAALALHHLIGDLRPREYRDTGSLRGDLREVATDFVTRMAHPRVRAVLPEILVDLLRDRSLQSVFEQVCLLPEQELIRRVAVRAVQRGELAALPDLRWAHAQFAGPLFLWLHLLGGDDSGLVDRVANTVAAAWLHPEEY
- a CDS encoding DoxX family protein, whose amino-acid sequence is MNIWLWVGQIVLAASFILGGLAKVAVPEDKLRGAMPWVDDLSQRAVTGIGVVEVVGGAGVVLPWATGIATILTPVAAVGLALVMVGGFATHLRRAEYGRSLSNVVLFVIAVLVAVGRFT